A stretch of the Veillonella parvula DSM 2008 genome encodes the following:
- the gatC gene encoding Asp-tRNA(Asn)/Glu-tRNA(Gln) amidotransferase subunit GatC: MKISQEEIKKIALLSRLEVKEEHMAHVEKELSDILTYVAELDALELDGVEPMAHAVPLHNVFREDEKKPSLDHELALSNAPEAEDGYFKVPRVVQE; this comes from the coding sequence ATGAAAATCAGCCAAGAGGAAATAAAAAAAATCGCCTTGCTTTCACGTTTGGAAGTTAAAGAAGAACATATGGCACATGTAGAAAAAGAGTTGTCCGACATCTTGACCTATGTTGCTGAACTAGATGCATTAGAACTAGATGGTGTTGAACCAATGGCTCATGCTGTACCTTTACACAATGTATTTAGAGAGGATGAAAAGAAACCATCCCTTGATCATGAGTTAGCTTTATCCAATGCTCCAGAAGCAGAAGATGGGTACTTTAAAGTGCCTCGTGTTGTACAAGAATAG
- the ligA gene encoding NAD-dependent DNA ligase LigA, whose product MNPKDRIKELQQELTHAQYLYYVKDAPTMSDFEYDKKYRELVDLETAHPEYIVPSSPTQRVGMKVEGSFEKVVHGRPMLSLSNVFNADEVRAFGNRVEKELGHKPSSYVVELKIDGLAVNLHYENGMFVRAVTRGDGRVGEDVTANVRTIKSIPLFLDNAPEFIEVRGEAYMPHSEFKRINEERDEEGLPTFVNPRNAAAGSLRQQDPAITANRNLAFFAYAIGSEVGANIHSQEELLKSLENFKFSVNPHYRVCKTIDEVIEAIDYWGDKRHELPYDTDGMVIKVNNFDDQEVLGSTAKDPKWATAYKYPPEEVETILKDITINVGRTGVLTPIGELESVFVSGTNVSRVTLHNQDFINEKDIRIGDHVIIHKAAEIIPEVIRVVPEKRNGSEIPFTIPNTCPVCESPAVRREGEAAVRCTNKHCPAIEKEQIIHFASRDAMNIDGLGPSIVENLINNKLITNVVDLYHLTVDQLVTMDRMGKKSAENLVKAINDSKSRGLDRVLYGLGIRLIGSKAATTIANVVKSMERFMTITKDELVAVEEIGPTMADSIIEYRQDPSHVAIIEGLTQAGLKMTVDVVEAAGNQLEGEIVVLTGKLEVMGRTEAGKILEAHGAKVTGSVSKKTTLVVAGEDSGSKLTKANELGIRVLNEEEFVELLKELGEDI is encoded by the coding sequence ATGAATCCGAAAGATAGAATTAAAGAGTTGCAACAGGAGCTTACTCATGCGCAGTATTTATACTACGTAAAAGATGCTCCTACTATGAGCGACTTTGAATATGATAAAAAATATCGTGAGCTTGTGGATTTAGAAACAGCTCATCCTGAATATATTGTGCCATCTTCTCCAACACAACGGGTCGGTATGAAGGTAGAAGGCTCTTTTGAAAAGGTCGTTCATGGACGTCCTATGTTAAGCCTCAGTAATGTATTTAATGCTGATGAAGTACGAGCATTTGGAAATCGTGTAGAAAAGGAACTTGGCCATAAGCCATCTTCGTATGTTGTAGAACTAAAAATCGATGGCTTAGCGGTTAATTTACACTATGAAAATGGTATGTTTGTCCGTGCTGTTACGCGTGGTGATGGTCGCGTTGGTGAAGATGTAACAGCTAATGTACGTACCATTAAATCTATTCCATTATTTTTAGATAATGCGCCTGAGTTTATTGAAGTTCGTGGTGAAGCGTATATGCCTCATAGTGAATTTAAACGTATTAATGAAGAACGTGATGAAGAAGGTCTCCCGACCTTCGTAAATCCTCGCAATGCTGCAGCAGGTTCCTTACGACAACAAGACCCAGCTATTACTGCTAACCGGAATCTTGCATTTTTCGCATATGCTATAGGTTCTGAAGTGGGAGCCAATATTCATAGCCAAGAGGAATTGCTTAAGAGCTTAGAGAACTTTAAGTTCTCTGTAAATCCTCATTATCGTGTATGTAAAACAATTGATGAAGTAATTGAAGCCATTGATTATTGGGGTGATAAACGCCATGAACTTCCATATGATACAGATGGAATGGTTATTAAGGTAAATAACTTTGATGATCAAGAGGTTCTTGGTAGCACTGCAAAGGATCCTAAATGGGCCACTGCATACAAGTATCCACCGGAAGAAGTGGAAACAATCCTAAAAGATATTACAATTAATGTAGGCCGTACAGGTGTTCTAACACCTATTGGTGAGCTTGAATCCGTATTTGTATCTGGCACAAACGTAAGCCGTGTCACATTACACAACCAAGATTTCATCAATGAAAAAGACATCCGTATTGGTGACCACGTTATCATTCACAAGGCGGCGGAAATCATTCCAGAAGTTATCCGTGTTGTTCCTGAAAAGCGAAATGGCTCCGAAATTCCTTTTACAATTCCTAATACATGTCCTGTATGTGAATCTCCTGCAGTTCGTCGTGAAGGAGAAGCGGCAGTGCGATGTACGAATAAACATTGTCCAGCCATTGAAAAGGAACAAATTATCCACTTTGCCTCTCGTGATGCTATGAATATCGATGGCCTTGGTCCTAGTATCGTAGAAAATTTAATCAACAACAAGTTAATTACAAATGTGGTTGATTTATATCACTTAACTGTGGATCAACTTGTTACGATGGATCGTATGGGTAAAAAATCTGCAGAAAATTTGGTGAAGGCTATTAATGATTCTAAATCACGCGGTTTGGATCGAGTCTTATATGGTTTAGGAATCCGTTTAATTGGCTCCAAGGCTGCTACCACTATAGCTAATGTGGTCAAATCTATGGAACGGTTCATGACCATTACTAAGGATGAGCTAGTTGCAGTTGAAGAAATCGGGCCCACAATGGCAGATAGCATTATTGAATATCGTCAAGATCCATCACATGTGGCAATTATTGAAGGCTTAACTCAAGCAGGTCTTAAGATGACCGTAGATGTAGTAGAAGCTGCAGGCAATCAATTGGAAGGGGAAATTGTCGTTCTCACAGGCAAACTTGAGGTGATGGGACGCACTGAAGCGGGTAAAATCCTTGAAGCTCATGGGGCTAAGGTTACTGGTTCCGTTTCTAAGAAGACAACACTCGTCGTAGCTGGAGAAGATAGTGGTAGTAAACTCACTAAAGCAAATGAATTGGGTATTCGTGTGTTAAACGAAGAAGAGTTCGTAGAGCTATTAAAAGAACTCGGAGAAGATATTTAA
- the pcrA gene encoding DNA helicase PcrA, translating into MNSLLTGLNKEQQQAVQHTEGPLLILAGAGSGKTKVLTVRIAHLLAQGVNPYEILAITFTNKAAKEMKSRVEGLVGDVANRIWLSTFHSFCAKFLRFEIDSFLGYNSNFTIYDTSDSQAVIKAALKALNLDDKYYPVGAMIAAISDAKNKLLFASDFRKQARDFYQQKVADVYEYYERELRKNNALDFDDLLLVAVKLLQSNATVLDKYSHRFRYVMIDEYQDTNHAQYLLAKLLASHWKNIAVVGDADQSIYAWRGADIQNILDFEKDYPNCTSIKLEQNYRSTKIILDAANAVIDNNEGRPEKNLWTDKIEGAKIQHFTAQSEHEEAAFIGDTIAKKHDIHDVPYGDMAILYRTNAQSRVLEEALIKRALPYTMVGGTKFYDRKEIKDVLAYLRVLYNPFDDLSLLRIINVPKRSIGATTVAKLQDYAREKGTSLFMTLTQLHLIDSIKGKTKEKLEEFGILIFTLVSEMEDKTVLDILESILDRTGYLAQLEESTDPQDQARAENIGELLSVAKDFQDTNPSGTVEDFLEQVALVNDVDSFEQEEAKVTLMTLHAAKGLEFPIVFLCGLEEGLFPHSRTLMNPEEIEEERRLAYVGITRAEKELYISNATTRTVFGRTSSYLPSRFIDEIPEELVDGLRAKRKVPDDIKRHVPQHMSVTSRPVTKPIVRNEVIADWKVGDTAIHSKWGNGKVINVTGEGAGMKLTIEFPTQGVRVVMAKFAPVKKG; encoded by the coding sequence ATGAATTCATTATTAACAGGTTTAAATAAAGAACAACAACAAGCAGTCCAGCATACGGAAGGCCCTTTATTGATTTTAGCTGGTGCTGGATCTGGTAAAACAAAGGTCTTAACAGTTCGTATTGCACATTTATTGGCACAAGGTGTTAATCCTTATGAAATCTTGGCGATTACTTTCACCAATAAAGCGGCGAAAGAAATGAAAAGCCGTGTAGAAGGTCTTGTAGGCGATGTGGCAAATCGTATTTGGCTCAGTACATTCCACAGCTTTTGTGCTAAGTTTTTACGTTTTGAAATAGATAGTTTCTTAGGGTATAACAGCAATTTTACTATCTATGACACATCTGACTCTCAAGCTGTTATTAAGGCCGCATTGAAAGCGTTAAATTTGGATGATAAATACTATCCTGTAGGGGCTATGATTGCTGCCATATCAGATGCTAAGAATAAATTACTTTTTGCTTCTGATTTTAGAAAACAAGCACGAGACTTTTACCAACAAAAGGTAGCTGATGTTTATGAGTATTATGAGCGGGAGTTGCGCAAGAATAATGCATTAGATTTTGATGATCTATTATTAGTAGCCGTTAAATTATTACAGTCTAATGCAACTGTTCTTGATAAATATAGTCATCGTTTCCGTTATGTCATGATTGACGAGTATCAAGATACAAACCATGCACAATATTTATTGGCGAAATTATTAGCTTCACATTGGAAGAATATTGCCGTCGTGGGTGATGCTGATCAAAGTATTTACGCTTGGCGTGGCGCTGATATTCAAAATATCTTAGATTTTGAAAAGGACTATCCTAATTGTACATCTATTAAATTAGAGCAAAACTATCGTTCTACTAAGATTATTCTCGATGCAGCCAATGCTGTTATCGATAATAATGAAGGTCGCCCAGAGAAAAATCTTTGGACCGATAAAATAGAAGGCGCAAAAATTCAGCATTTTACGGCTCAATCCGAACATGAGGAAGCAGCTTTTATCGGTGACACAATCGCTAAAAAACATGATATTCACGATGTTCCATATGGGGATATGGCCATTTTATATCGTACAAACGCCCAGTCTCGTGTCCTTGAAGAAGCACTTATTAAGCGGGCCTTACCCTATACGATGGTAGGGGGCACAAAGTTCTATGATCGTAAAGAAATCAAAGACGTTTTAGCTTATTTACGCGTATTATACAATCCCTTTGATGATTTGAGCTTATTGCGCATCATTAATGTGCCAAAACGGAGTATTGGGGCCACTACAGTTGCTAAACTACAAGACTATGCTCGTGAAAAAGGAACGTCTTTGTTTATGACGCTTACGCAGTTACACTTAATTGATTCTATCAAGGGAAAAACTAAAGAAAAGTTAGAAGAATTCGGTATTCTCATCTTTACTCTTGTTTCTGAAATGGAAGATAAAACTGTACTCGATATCTTAGAGTCTATTCTAGATAGAACAGGTTATTTGGCACAATTAGAAGAGAGTACAGACCCACAAGATCAAGCTCGTGCTGAGAATATTGGTGAGCTTTTATCTGTGGCAAAAGACTTCCAAGATACAAATCCATCTGGTACTGTAGAGGACTTTTTAGAGCAAGTAGCACTTGTTAACGATGTAGACTCCTTCGAACAAGAAGAGGCTAAAGTGACATTGATGACATTACATGCTGCAAAGGGTTTGGAATTTCCTATCGTATTCTTATGTGGGTTGGAAGAAGGTTTATTCCCTCATAGTCGTACCTTGATGAACCCTGAAGAAATTGAAGAGGAACGTCGTCTTGCTTATGTAGGTATTACGCGTGCTGAAAAGGAATTATATATTTCTAATGCCACTACTAGAACCGTATTTGGCCGTACTAGTAGTTATTTACCATCTCGATTTATCGATGAAATTCCCGAAGAATTAGTAGATGGCTTACGTGCTAAGCGTAAAGTGCCTGACGATATTAAACGTCATGTACCCCAACATATGAGTGTTACTAGCCGCCCTGTGACGAAGCCAATTGTTCGTAATGAAGTAATTGCCGACTGGAAGGTGGGCGATACGGCTATTCATAGTAAATGGGGTAATGGTAAAGTAATCAACGTAACTGGTGAAGGGGCGGGTATGAAATTGACTATCGAGTTCCCTACACAAGGTGTACGTGTCGTAATGGCAAAATTTGCGCCTGTTAAAAAGGGATGA
- a CDS encoding manganese-dependent inorganic pyrophosphatase, with protein sequence MSDVKTYVAGHKSPDTDSICSAISFANLLTQMGTPATPVCAGEANKETTYILNHFGFAHPQVVKNWEEFAPEGGNLYLTDHNESKQIIDGYKSMNMCGVVDHHRIGDFETDGPVFMRLEPVGCSNTIITKLYMENNQEIPKGVAGLMLSAIISDTVLFRSPTCTETDKEMAHKLAEIAGVDIESYGLDMLKAGADISDLTNDDIVRTDMKEFSEAGKTISIGQISVMDTTDILAKQGELVQALEALRNANNYDASYIMITNILDESTTLLFSGDVEAVVTKAFEKEIKDNGVFLPNTMSRKKQIVPPILGAMK encoded by the coding sequence ATGAGTGATGTAAAAACATATGTAGCAGGTCATAAAAGCCCTGATACTGATTCAATTTGTTCTGCTATTTCCTTTGCTAACTTACTAACACAAATGGGGACACCAGCAACTCCAGTCTGTGCAGGTGAAGCTAACAAAGAAACAACATATATTTTGAACCATTTTGGCTTTGCTCACCCTCAAGTTGTTAAAAATTGGGAAGAGTTTGCTCCAGAAGGCGGTAATTTGTATTTAACAGACCATAACGAATCCAAACAAATAATTGATGGCTATAAATCCATGAATATGTGTGGTGTTGTCGATCATCACCGCATTGGTGACTTCGAAACTGATGGACCTGTATTCATGCGTTTAGAACCTGTAGGTTGCTCTAATACAATCATTACTAAGTTGTACATGGAGAATAATCAAGAAATTCCTAAAGGCGTTGCAGGCTTGATGTTATCTGCTATCATTTCTGATACTGTGTTATTCCGTTCTCCAACATGTACAGAAACAGATAAAGAAATGGCTCATAAATTAGCTGAAATCGCTGGCGTAGATATTGAGTCCTATGGGCTAGATATGTTGAAAGCGGGAGCAGATATTTCTGATTTAACTAATGATGATATTGTTCGTACAGACATGAAAGAATTCTCTGAAGCAGGTAAGACTATTTCTATCGGTCAAATTTCTGTTATGGATACAACTGATATATTGGCTAAACAAGGTGAACTAGTACAAGCCTTAGAAGCGCTTCGCAATGCTAATAACTACGATGCATCTTACATCATGATTACAAATATTCTCGATGAGAGTACAACATTGTTGTTTAGTGGCGATGTAGAAGCTGTAGTTACTAAAGCATTTGAAAAAGAAATAAAAGATAATGGTGTATTCTTACCTAATACTATGTCTCGTAAAAAACAAATTGTACCACCAATTCTTGGTGCTATGAAATAG
- a CDS encoding efflux RND transporter permease subunit has product MSKFFINRPIFAIVIAIVITLVGLISMMNLPVARYPQISPPTVQVNTAYTGATAQVVNDTVASVIETQIVGVQDMDYMTSNSSSNGSYSLTVQFNQGTDADMDAVNTQNRVQAALAQLPSEVQAVGVTTTKSSGDMALIFSLSSPNGTYDATFLKNYGTNYMMDTIKSIKGVGSVQEFGSDYSMRIWLDPAKMQKLGVTISEVTAAIKGQNLQAAAGTVGKNPTNGEQAFQYPIKIDGRLVTPEQFGNIAIKSINGKVLHLKDVSRIQIGAEGYDFIAKSAHKEVAGFAISLQNDANALETIANVKKVLDEQSKSFPPDMQYNVVVDNTKFVSASINEVEHTFVEALLLVLVVVYVFLQSWRSTIIPMIAVPVSLLGTFGAFVLLDFSINTLTLFAMVLAIGLVVDDAIVVVEAVEYELKYNGLPPKEAAIKAMENVQGPVIGIAFVLTAVFVPVAFMGGMTGILYKQFALTIAVSVVISAIIALVLTPALCSTMLKPHISKNREDWLHRQLNKFNAALERFSNWYGIQLARLSHRLSLIVITLLVFAGGTALVFHFLPTSFVPAEDSGYYMIAINEPPGATSERTMATLEKIASFLEEKNDPEKPKDEQLFQEVFTVAGFDLLGGGQKSSAGVIFATMSDWKYRTTAATSINAMVGQTFGFAAQGVPEATVIAMNPPSIPGLGTTGGFSMYIINKAGDSPQVMADRTNEFIAEARKSPAIQSIYTTFDTSTPTLQFNVNREKAAQDGVALADIFTTLQGFYGSIQVNDFTTYGKNYKVVVQAEDAYRQNADQLNMLAVRNSNGQMVPVSNYITKEQTGTPSSITRFDNAMAVQIGGSQARGYSSGDAINALKEAAAKTLPAGYTYDWAGQSREELKAGSQSMLILGLGLVFVFLILAALYESWKVPFAVLFSVPSGMIGASLVPFLLNFTGRYSLANDIYMQIGLLTLVGLAAKNAILIIEYAKIRVDERGMNVVDAAIEAAKIRLRPILMTSFAFILGVLPLAVSSGAGSGARTSMGITVVAGMTTATLFGIFIIPMLFIIIETIGPGLLTNRKKNHD; this is encoded by the coding sequence GTGTCGAAATTCTTTATTAATCGACCTATCTTTGCCATCGTAATAGCCATTGTTATTACGTTGGTAGGGCTTATCTCTATGATGAACCTTCCGGTAGCTCGATATCCACAAATTTCTCCACCTACAGTTCAAGTTAATACTGCTTATACTGGTGCAACTGCTCAAGTTGTTAATGATACAGTAGCCAGTGTTATTGAAACGCAGATTGTAGGCGTACAAGATATGGACTATATGACATCTAATAGTTCCAGTAACGGTAGCTATTCGTTGACTGTTCAGTTCAATCAAGGTACAGATGCTGATATGGATGCGGTTAATACACAAAACCGTGTTCAAGCAGCACTTGCACAATTGCCTTCAGAGGTACAAGCTGTAGGTGTTACAACTACTAAATCTTCTGGTGATATGGCACTTATATTCTCTTTGAGTTCACCAAATGGCACATATGATGCAACATTCTTAAAGAACTATGGTACCAATTATATGATGGATACAATCAAATCCATTAAGGGTGTTGGTTCTGTACAGGAGTTCGGATCTGATTATTCTATGCGCATTTGGCTAGATCCGGCGAAGATGCAAAAACTTGGTGTTACTATCTCTGAAGTTACGGCGGCTATAAAAGGTCAAAACTTACAAGCCGCAGCAGGTACAGTAGGGAAAAACCCTACAAATGGTGAACAAGCCTTTCAATATCCTATCAAAATTGATGGACGTCTCGTAACACCTGAACAATTTGGCAATATTGCTATTAAAAGCATTAATGGTAAGGTATTACATCTAAAAGATGTCTCCCGTATTCAAATTGGGGCTGAAGGATATGACTTCATCGCAAAATCTGCTCACAAAGAGGTTGCCGGTTTTGCTATTTCCCTACAAAATGATGCTAATGCATTAGAAACAATTGCTAATGTTAAGAAGGTTCTAGATGAGCAATCTAAATCCTTCCCACCAGATATGCAATATAACGTAGTTGTAGATAATACTAAATTCGTAAGTGCATCTATTAATGAGGTTGAGCATACATTTGTAGAGGCATTGCTCCTTGTTTTAGTTGTAGTATATGTCTTCTTACAATCTTGGCGATCCACAATCATTCCTATGATTGCTGTGCCAGTATCTTTGCTTGGCACATTTGGCGCTTTTGTTTTATTAGATTTCTCTATTAACACTTTGACGCTTTTTGCCATGGTTTTGGCTATCGGACTTGTTGTTGATGATGCTATCGTAGTGGTAGAGGCTGTTGAATATGAGTTAAAATATAATGGTTTACCTCCAAAAGAGGCGGCTATTAAAGCAATGGAAAATGTGCAAGGACCAGTAATTGGTATTGCCTTTGTATTGACTGCTGTATTTGTACCAGTTGCTTTCATGGGTGGTATGACAGGCATCCTTTACAAACAGTTCGCATTAACGATTGCTGTTTCCGTTGTAATTTCAGCTATTATTGCACTTGTGTTGACACCAGCATTATGTTCTACAATGTTGAAACCACATATATCTAAAAATCGTGAAGATTGGTTACATCGCCAATTAAATAAGTTTAATGCTGCTCTAGAACGATTCAGTAATTGGTATGGCATCCAATTAGCGCGTTTAAGCCATCGTTTAAGTTTAATTGTTATTACATTGCTAGTATTTGCAGGTGGTACAGCCTTAGTTTTCCACTTCTTACCAACTTCTTTCGTACCAGCTGAAGATAGTGGTTACTACATGATTGCTATTAATGAGCCACCTGGTGCTACATCTGAACGGACTATGGCTACACTTGAAAAAATTGCATCTTTCTTGGAAGAAAAAAATGATCCTGAAAAACCTAAGGATGAACAATTATTCCAAGAAGTATTTACTGTCGCTGGTTTTGACCTTTTAGGTGGTGGTCAAAAGTCTAGTGCTGGTGTAATTTTTGCTACTATGTCTGACTGGAAATATCGTACTACTGCTGCAACTTCTATCAATGCAATGGTTGGTCAAACCTTTGGTTTTGCCGCTCAAGGTGTACCTGAAGCAACAGTTATTGCTATGAATCCACCATCTATTCCAGGTCTTGGTACTACTGGTGGTTTTAGTATGTACATCATTAACAAAGCTGGCGATAGTCCACAAGTTATGGCTGACCGTACTAATGAATTTATTGCGGAAGCTCGTAAGAGCCCAGCAATTCAATCTATTTATACTACTTTTGATACATCTACGCCGACATTACAATTTAATGTAAATCGTGAAAAAGCGGCTCAAGATGGTGTAGCATTAGCTGATATCTTTACCACTTTGCAAGGGTTCTATGGTAGTATTCAAGTTAACGACTTTACTACTTATGGTAAAAACTATAAGGTTGTAGTCCAAGCGGAAGACGCATATCGTCAAAATGCGGATCAGCTTAATATGTTAGCTGTTAGAAATAGCAATGGCCAAATGGTTCCTGTTTCTAACTATATTACAAAGGAACAAACAGGTACACCATCTAGCATTACTCGCTTTGATAATGCGATGGCCGTACAAATTGGTGGTTCTCAAGCTAGAGGATATTCCTCTGGTGATGCTATCAATGCATTAAAAGAGGCCGCCGCTAAAACATTACCTGCTGGTTATACATATGATTGGGCAGGGCAATCTCGTGAAGAGTTAAAAGCCGGTTCTCAATCTATGTTGATTCTAGGTTTAGGCCTTGTCTTTGTATTCTTAATCTTGGCTGCCTTATATGAGTCTTGGAAGGTTCCATTTGCCGTATTGTTCTCCGTACCATCTGGTATGATTGGTGCTTCTTTAGTACCATTCTTATTGAACTTCACAGGCAGATACTCTTTGGCAAATGATATTTATATGCAAATTGGTCTTTTAACCTTGGTTGGCTTGGCTGCAAAAAATGCGATTCTGATTATCGAATATGCTAAGATTCGCGTTGACGAGCGTGGTATGAATGTTGTTGATGCTGCTATCGAAGCTGCAAAAATTCGTTTGCGTCCAATTTTGATGACATCCTTTGCATTTATCCTTGGTGTATTACCATTGGCAGTATCTAGTGGTGCTGGTTCTGGTGCACGTACTTCTATGGGTATTACTGTAGTAGCAGGGATGACAACAGCTACATTGTTTGGTATCTTTATCATCCCAATGTTGTTTATCATCATTGAAACAATTGGACCTGGTTTGTTAACAAACCGCAAAAAGAATCACGACTAA
- a CDS encoding efflux RND transporter periplasmic adaptor subunit — translation MKYRYSRMLAALVMSAVMIAGCGNNQQQAGEINVNTYKLTASDTQVDQTFAGTVVAENSVAVHARVSGYIVEKFVKGGEQVVAGQPLYRIDSRQYEASLANAEAQAAQANANLKNAEVDLQRYETLASQDAIAQQRVDTQRSATEQAKATYEAYEASVKIAQDNMGDTMVYAPYSGTLRMDDVDTGTYVQAGSTTLVTIDSIDPIFVEFSMTEQEYLDFMKNPTTDDSNGPNIQLKLADGETYNELGSIVQAAKSLDQSTGKLVLKASFPNPNHLLLPNMYATVVSPGEKIKNAILVPSRAILQIMDKNFVYVVNAAGVVEQKTVEIGGTKGNETIIKSGLATGDTIIVDGLTKVKNGVKVNGKLLTKEQLKATK, via the coding sequence ATGAAGTATCGTTATTCCCGTATGTTAGCAGCTCTCGTAATGTCTGCTGTGATGATTGCAGGGTGTGGCAACAATCAACAGCAAGCTGGTGAGATTAATGTTAATACATATAAACTTACAGCAAGTGATACACAAGTTGATCAAACATTTGCTGGCACTGTAGTTGCGGAGAACTCTGTAGCTGTACATGCTCGTGTAAGTGGTTATATTGTTGAGAAGTTTGTAAAAGGTGGGGAACAAGTAGTAGCGGGACAACCATTATATCGAATTGATTCTCGTCAATATGAAGCGAGTCTTGCTAATGCAGAAGCACAAGCAGCTCAAGCTAATGCAAACTTGAAAAATGCTGAAGTAGATCTTCAACGTTATGAAACTTTGGCATCACAAGATGCGATTGCTCAACAACGTGTAGATACGCAACGTAGTGCTACAGAGCAAGCTAAAGCTACTTATGAAGCGTATGAAGCATCCGTGAAAATTGCTCAAGATAATATGGGGGATACCATGGTATATGCACCATATTCTGGTACATTACGCATGGATGACGTAGATACAGGCACTTATGTTCAGGCTGGCTCTACTACATTGGTTACAATCGATTCTATTGATCCAATCTTCGTTGAGTTTAGTATGACTGAGCAAGAATATCTTGATTTTATGAAGAATCCTACAACGGATGATTCTAATGGTCCAAATATTCAATTAAAACTTGCTGATGGCGAAACATATAATGAACTTGGTTCTATCGTGCAAGCGGCTAAGAGTTTAGATCAATCTACGGGTAAGCTTGTATTGAAAGCGTCCTTCCCAAATCCTAATCATTTATTATTACCTAATATGTATGCTACTGTTGTTTCTCCTGGTGAAAAGATTAAAAATGCAATCCTTGTACCAAGTCGTGCAATTTTACAAATCATGGACAAAAACTTTGTTTATGTTGTAAATGCAGCTGGTGTAGTAGAACAAAAGACAGTAGAGATTGGTGGTACTAAAGGTAATGAAACGATCATTAAATCTGGTTTGGCTACTGGTGATACAATCATCGTTGACGGCTTAACTAAGGTGAAAAATGGCGTAAAAGTAAATGGCAAACTACTAACTAAAGAACAGTTGAAAGCTACAAAATAA
- a CDS encoding Type 1 glutamine amidotransferase-like domain-containing protein: MEILLMSYLAGTESITKKYLSKMVSNKIVFIPTAGNVEPYTGYIDEGIEMLKSLGYELEIIDISKYDEDYLKNKLSKTECICISGGNTFYLLQELKKKNLIGLLYERIKEGLLYIGESAGAIIMSENIEYNQIMDDKSIASELDDYMGVNVFNHYVVPHLGEYPFEETAQKTLDTYQDMIPLVPINNNEVILVEDHGYTVLTEKK, translated from the coding sequence ATGGAAATTTTACTTATGTCATATTTAGCGGGAACAGAAAGTATAACAAAAAAATATCTTTCGAAAATGGTTTCGAATAAGATAGTTTTTATTCCTACTGCTGGTAATGTTGAACCATATACTGGATATATTGATGAAGGTATTGAGATGTTAAAGTCTTTAGGATATGAATTGGAAATTATTGATATTTCTAAATATGATGAAGATTATTTAAAAAATAAACTTTCAAAGACTGAATGTATCTGTATATCTGGTGGTAACACATTTTATCTATTACAAGAGCTGAAAAAGAAAAATCTTATAGGCCTACTTTATGAAAGAATCAAAGAAGGCTTATTATATATTGGTGAATCTGCTGGCGCAATTATTATGTCTGAAAATATTGAATATAATCAGATAATGGATGATAAAAGTATAGCATCTGAATTAGATGATTATATGGGTGTAAATGTATTTAATCATTATGTTGTGCCTCATTTAGGAGAGTATCCATTTGAAGAGACTGCTCAGAAAACATTAGATACTTATCAAGATATGATACCATTAGTGCCGATAAACAATAATGAAGTAATCTTAGTTGAGGATCATGGTTATACGGTATTAACTGAAAAAAAGTAA